In Mycobacterium tuberculosis H37Rv, a single window of DNA contains:
- the cysW gene encoding sulfate ABC transporter permease CysW, giving the protein MTSLPAARYLVRSVALGYVFVLLIVPVALILWRTFEPGFGQFYAWISTPAAISALNLSLLVVAIVVPLNVIFGVTTALVLARNRFRGKGVLQAIIDLPFAVSPVIVGVSLILLWGSAGALGFVEQDLGFKIIFGLPGIVLGSMFVTCPFVVREVEPVLHELGTDQEQAAATLGSGWWQTFWRITLPSIRWGLTYGIVLTVARTLGEYGAVIIVSSNLPGTSQTLTLLVSDRYHRGAEYGAYALSTLLMAVSVVVLIVQMVLDARRARAVSEG; this is encoded by the coding sequence ATGACCTCCTTGCCGGCGGCTCGCTACCTCGTCCGATCGGTCGCGCTGGGGTACGTCTTTGTGCTGTTGATCGTTCCGGTAGCGCTGATCCTGTGGCGGACCTTCGAACCGGGCTTTGGCCAGTTCTACGCCTGGATCAGTACCCCGGCGGCGATATCAGCGCTGAACCTGTCGCTACTGGTGGTGGCTATCGTGGTACCGCTGAACGTGATCTTTGGAGTCACGACGGCATTGGTGCTGGCCCGCAACCGGTTCCGCGGCAAGGGCGTCTTGCAGGCGATTATCGATCTGCCTTTTGCGGTTTCACCCGTCATCGTGGGCGTCTCGTTGATCTTGCTGTGGGGATCGGCCGGCGCCCTGGGCTTCGTCGAGCAGGACCTTGGCTTCAAGATCATCTTCGGGCTGCCGGGAATCGTGCTTGGCAGCATGTTCGTCACCTGTCCATTCGTGGTGCGCGAAGTGGAACCCGTATTGCACGAATTGGGCACCGACCAGGAGCAGGCGGCGGCGACGCTGGGTTCCGGTTGGTGGCAGACATTCTGGCGAATCACGCTGCCCTCCATCCGGTGGGGCCTGACGTACGGCATCGTATTGACCGTCGCTCGAACCCTCGGCGAATATGGGGCGGTCATCATCGTCTCGTCGAACCTTCCAGGGACATCGCAAACACTGACCCTCTTGGTCTCCGACCGCTACCACCGTGGGGCCGAGTACGGTGCCTACGCGCTGTCGACGCTGCTGATGGCGGTTTCCGTGGTGGTGCTGATCGTCCAGATGGTGCTAGACGCCCGCCGGGCACGAGCGGTCAGCGAGGGCTGA
- the cysT gene encoding sulfate ABC transporter permease CysT: protein MTESLVGERRAPQFRARLSGPAGPPSVRVGMAVVWLSVIVLLPLAAIVWQAAGGGWRAFWLAVSSHAAMESFRVTLTISTAVTVINLVFGLLIAWVLVRDDFAGKRIVDAIIDLPFALPTIVASLVMLALYGNNSPVGLHFQHTATGVGVALAFVTLPFVVRAVQPVLLEIDRETEEAAASLGANGAKIFTSVVLPSLTPALLSGAGLAFSRAIGEFGSVVLIGGAVPGKTEVSSQWIRTLIENDDRTGAAAISVVLLSISFIVLLILRVVGARAAKREEMAA from the coding sequence ATGACGGAATCGTTGGTCGGCGAACGCCGCGCGCCGCAGTTCCGCGCGCGCCTTTCCGGCCCCGCGGGCCCCCCTTCCGTTCGGGTCGGTATGGCAGTGGTGTGGCTTTCGGTGATCGTGCTGTTGCCGCTGGCCGCCATCGTCTGGCAGGCCGCGGGCGGTGGTTGGCGGGCCTTCTGGCTGGCGGTCTCGTCGCATGCCGCGATGGAGTCGTTCCGGGTAACGCTGACGATTTCGACCGCAGTCACGGTCATCAACCTGGTGTTCGGCTTGCTGATCGCCTGGGTGCTGGTGCGTGACGACTTCGCTGGCAAGCGGATCGTCGATGCGATTATCGATCTGCCGTTTGCGTTGCCCACCATCGTCGCCAGCCTGGTGATGTTGGCACTGTACGGGAACAACAGCCCGGTGGGGCTTCATTTTCAACACACCGCGACCGGTGTTGGGGTGGCGTTGGCGTTCGTCACATTGCCGTTCGTGGTGCGCGCCGTGCAGCCGGTGCTGCTGGAAATCGATCGCGAGACCGAGGAGGCGGCGGCGTCGCTGGGCGCTAATGGTGCCAAAATCTTCACTTCGGTGGTGTTGCCGTCGCTGACGCCGGCATTGTTATCCGGTGCGGGCCTGGCGTTTTCGCGCGCTATCGGCGAGTTCGGTTCGGTGGTTCTGATCGGCGGGGCCGTGCCGGGCAAGACCGAGGTGTCCTCGCAATGGATTCGCACCCTGATCGAGAACGACGACCGCACCGGAGCGGCCGCGATATCGGTTGTATTGCTCTCGATTTCGTTCATTGTGCTGCTCATCCTACGTGTCGTCGGCGCGCGTGCGGCCAAACGTGAGGAGATGGCCGCATGA